The Sebastes fasciatus isolate fSebFas1 chromosome 4, fSebFas1.pri, whole genome shotgun sequence genome window below encodes:
- the wwp2 gene encoding NEDD4-like E3 ubiquitin-protein ligase WWP2 isoform X3 — MIKEHPLPPGWEMKYTAEGVRYFVDHNSRSTTFKDPRPGFESGSRQGGSPGAYDRSFRWKYHQFRFLCHSNALPSHVKISVSRQTLFEDSFQQIMNVKPYDLRRRLYIIMRGEEGLDYGGIAREWFFLLSHEVLNPMYCLFEYAGKNNYCLQINPASSINPDHLTYFRFIGRFIAMALYHGKFIDTGFTLPFYKRMLDKKPTLKDLESIDPEFYNSIMWVKENNLEECGVELYFAQDMEILGKVSTHQLKDEGENELVTEENKEEYISLLTDWRFTRGVEEQTKAFLDGFNEVVPLEWLRYFDEKELELMLCGMQEIDLADWQKNTIYRHYTKNSKQIHWFWQVVKEMDNEKRIRLLQFVTGTCRLPVGGFAELIGSNGPQKFCIDKVGKETWLPRSHTCFNRLDLPPYRSLEQLREKLLFAIEETEGFGQE, encoded by the exons ATGATCAAGGAGCACCCCCTGCCCCCGGGCTGGGAGATGAAGTACACCGCAGAGGGAGTCCGATATTTTGTGGACCACAACTCGCGCAGCACCACCTTTAAAGACCCCCGACCTGGGTTTGAGTCAGG GTCACGGCAGGGCGGTTCACCCGGTGCttacgaccgcagcttcaggtGGAAGTACCACCAGTTCCGTTTCCTGTGCCAT TCCAATGCCTTGCCCAGCCATGTAAAGATCTCCGTGTCCAGACAGACACTGTTTGAGGATTCGTTCCAGCAG ATCATGAATGTGAAGCCATACGACCTTCGCCGCAGACTCTACATCAtcatgagaggagaggaggggctgGACTACGGTGGCATCGCCAG GGAATGGTTCTTCCTGCTGTCGCACGAGGTGCTGAACCCCATGTACTGTTTGTTTGAGTACGCCGGCAAGAACAACTACTGTCTGCAGATCAACCCGGCCTCCTCCATCAACCCCGACCACCTCACGTACTTCCGCTTCATTGGACGCTTCATCGCCATG GCTTTGTACCACGGAAAGTTCATCGACACCGGCTTCACGCTGCCCTTCTACAAGCGAATGCTGGACAAGAAACCCACGCTCAAAGACCTGGAGTCCATAGACCCTGAGTTTTATAACTCCATCATGTGGGTCAA agAGAACAACTTGGAGGAGTGTGGCGTGGAGCTGTATTTTGCACAGGACATGGAGATCCTCGGCAAGGTTTCCACTCACCAGCTGAAAGATGAAGGAGAGAACGAGCTGGTCACCGAGGAAAACAAGGAAGAGTACATCAG CCTGCTGACAGACTGGAGGTTCACTCGGGGAGTGGAGGAGCAGACCAAAGCCTTCCTGGACGGCTTCAACGAAGTGGTCCCTCTGGAGTGGCTTCGCTACTTCGACGAGAAGGAGCTGGAG CTGATGCTGTGCGGGATGCAGGAGATCGACTTGGCCGACTGGCAGAAGAACACCATCTATAGACATTACACCAAGAACAGCAAGCAGATCCACTGGTTCTGGCAG GTGGTGAAAGAGATGGACAACGAGAAGAGGATCCGTCTGCTTCAGTTTGTAACAGGAACCTGTCGGCTGCCTGTCGGAGGCTTCGCTGAGCTCATAG gaAGTAACGGTCCCCAAAAGTTCTGCATAGACAAGGTGGGGAAGGAGACTTGGCTTCCAAGAAGCCACACATG